The following coding sequences lie in one Prevotella sp. oral taxon 299 str. F0039 genomic window:
- a CDS encoding transposase, with protein sequence MSVHDRILLRKIVIIETVNDKLKNIAQVEHSRHRCFDNFIVNLLRAIVAYFLFPKKPCINVQRNFDTQIALF encoded by the coding sequence ATGAGTGTACATGATAGGATCCTACTCAGAAAGATAGTTATTATAGAAACGGTGAATGATAAACTGAAGAACATTGCACAAGTGGAGCACTCCAGACATAGATGCTTTGACAATTTTATCGTCAACTTGTTAAGAGCAATTGTTGCTTATTTCCTGTTTCCAAAGAAGCCGTGCATCAATGTACAAAGGAACTTTGATACACAAATTGCTCTGTTCTAA
- a CDS encoding C10 family peptidase — translation MRFLNQKQSTTSTRATSQRNQLKMVMQCPNSYYVFNNGNGQGFVITSADDRTDAVLGYAYTGKFDVNNIPVQLKDLLSLYEHEIKTAVRLRLKNLKTTSETRAGLSVKRSIRPLIETRWNQGTPYNDACPMGAFERTVTGCVATAMAQVMFYHKCPQGETLDTIPGYKSPKIGKVLDTLPKTTFDWKNMLRTYDEHANQEQKNAVAKLMKYCGVSTEMDYATGKQGGSGTIAVELPYALTHYFGYSKTARYADRSGYTSKTWNNMIYEELKEGRPVLYGGVTPTGGGHEFVCDGYESGDYFHINWGWGGLSDGYFRLSVLNPDQQGIGSFEGGYSLSQCAILGVKPNEGEEQLDAMTVIDLHLRGLSQMSRKRIEQGFENLSMSYEVFNYMLLPFEGKMGVGLYKDGKLIKVVHESDFISYEPITPKRTFYKAILKNFGAGLKGDYQLLPMCKDKKANTWQLCPGSEKSVCNLHITETQLNASIINPQTIELKLVSIDMPKVIKTGRTYTAMAKIKNVGPDFTGSLSFVFGNKRSVLGLSIAPGATIEVPFSFQPEVAKPKTQYRINVWDSMQARDIDFVGKGEVDVAEGKNIPDAKLAASVFCTNGSSKKADELYGTHMEGRFEVKNTATDDYDRDLLIAIVGEKQDVQMKQINAIIPAGKTITLPFAFDNLIPGTRYIVTLLGYEGIYQQGKAICNGAITCKAAVMKYLSDGTSMALEPEGSIDLTDAIAVDMHDLNVKQDTKLKPSNNPNCLYYLHEASTVPVTLQGKNVILGDEAPKITLQTNQPIKMLRNFTAREITFQRPLVTNGKDAGSAWTTVSLPFVPDAIKINNQPAESHVYNFIHEQENKLYFNTTQHIEAFCPYLLEIRHIHDTTADMILTIHGKDVEVNQQVKSVLGSDNYNFVGTIEQHHPVSAYLYNAETNCFELSQAPTVECFSAFVEPNHINNENAVKSLAVILDDVELGITTHTTTNAHQYVIYNLQGVKVGEGKDDIDRLPKGVYIVNGKKVIK, via the coding sequence ATGCGATTTTTGAATCAAAAACAATCAACGACAAGCACTCGTGCAACATCTCAGCGCAACCAGTTGAAAATGGTCATGCAGTGTCCCAACTCTTATTATGTTTTCAACAATGGAAACGGGCAAGGCTTTGTCATCACGTCGGCAGACGATCGGACCGACGCTGTCTTGGGATATGCCTATACGGGAAAGTTTGACGTAAACAACATTCCCGTGCAATTGAAAGACTTGCTCAGTTTGTATGAACACGAGATAAAAACAGCTGTCCGTCTGCGGTTAAAAAACCTAAAAACCACTTCCGAAACCCGTGCGGGACTAAGCGTGAAACGCTCCATTCGTCCGCTCATCGAAACACGTTGGAATCAAGGAACACCCTATAATGACGCCTGCCCGATGGGAGCTTTTGAACGAACGGTAACAGGATGCGTCGCAACAGCCATGGCACAAGTGATGTTTTATCATAAATGCCCGCAAGGAGAAACCCTCGACACAATACCCGGCTACAAGAGCCCGAAGATAGGAAAGGTTTTGGACACGCTGCCCAAAACGACATTCGACTGGAAAAACATGCTGCGAACGTATGACGAGCATGCCAATCAGGAGCAGAAAAACGCCGTGGCGAAATTGATGAAATATTGCGGTGTCTCCACGGAAATGGACTATGCCACAGGCAAGCAAGGGGGCTCGGGAACGATAGCCGTTGAGTTGCCATACGCACTGACACACTATTTTGGATACAGCAAAACGGCACGCTATGCCGACCGTAGTGGATATACCTCAAAGACATGGAACAACATGATTTACGAGGAATTGAAAGAAGGTCGCCCCGTTCTGTATGGTGGTGTAACGCCAACCGGAGGTGGACACGAATTCGTTTGCGACGGATATGAGTCGGGCGATTACTTTCACATCAACTGGGGATGGGGCGGCTTGTCTGATGGTTATTTCCGCTTGTCTGTTCTCAATCCAGACCAACAAGGAATAGGATCGTTTGAGGGCGGATATTCATTGAGCCAGTGTGCCATTTTAGGCGTTAAGCCGAATGAAGGTGAAGAGCAGTTGGACGCCATGACGGTAATAGACCTACACTTGCGCGGCCTTAGCCAGATGTCGAGAAAAAGAATTGAGCAAGGTTTTGAAAACCTCAGTATGTCTTACGAGGTGTTCAATTACATGCTGTTGCCCTTTGAAGGTAAAATGGGCGTGGGCTTATATAAAGACGGCAAGTTGATTAAGGTAGTGCACGAGAGCGATTTTATCTCGTACGAGCCAATCACCCCTAAAAGGACTTTCTATAAGGCAATCTTGAAAAACTTTGGCGCAGGACTGAAAGGTGACTATCAGTTGTTGCCCATGTGCAAAGACAAAAAGGCAAACACCTGGCAACTTTGCCCTGGCTCAGAGAAATCTGTATGTAACTTACATATTACAGAAACCCAGCTGAATGCTTCCATCATCAATCCTCAAACCATAGAATTGAAATTGGTTTCCATTGACATGCCAAAAGTCATCAAGACGGGCAGAACTTATACGGCTATGGCAAAAATAAAGAATGTTGGTCCCGACTTTACAGGCTCGTTAAGTTTTGTTTTCGGCAACAAACGCTCGGTATTAGGCTTATCCATAGCACCTGGCGCTACGATAGAAGTACCTTTCAGCTTTCAACCCGAAGTAGCGAAGCCTAAAACACAATATCGCATTAACGTTTGGGACAGCATGCAAGCTCGTGACATCGATTTCGTAGGCAAAGGAGAGGTGGACGTCGCTGAAGGAAAGAACATACCAGACGCCAAATTAGCAGCATCGGTATTCTGCACAAACGGTAGTAGTAAAAAGGCGGATGAACTGTATGGCACCCACATGGAAGGACGGTTTGAAGTTAAAAATACGGCGACAGATGATTACGACCGCGATTTGCTCATCGCAATAGTTGGAGAGAAACAAGACGTACAGATGAAACAGATAAATGCCATCATTCCCGCAGGAAAGACTATCACACTACCATTTGCTTTCGACAACTTGATTCCTGGAACAAGATATATCGTAACATTACTGGGATACGAAGGTATCTATCAACAAGGTAAGGCTATATGCAATGGAGCCATTACATGTAAAGCTGCCGTGATGAAGTACCTGTCAGATGGAACGTCAATGGCTCTTGAGCCAGAAGGGAGTATCGACTTGACGGATGCCATAGCGGTAGACATGCACGACTTGAATGTGAAGCAAGATACAAAGTTGAAGCCAAGCAACAATCCCAACTGTCTATATTATCTACACGAAGCAAGCACCGTACCCGTGACTTTGCAAGGAAAAAATGTTATCTTGGGCGATGAAGCACCGAAGATAACCTTACAAACCAACCAGCCCATAAAGATGTTGCGCAATTTCACCGCAAGAGAAATTACATTCCAGCGTCCTTTGGTTACCAATGGTAAGGATGCAGGAAGCGCATGGACTACCGTCTCCTTACCTTTTGTTCCCGATGCCATCAAGATAAACAACCAACCAGCCGAGTCGCATGTTTATAATTTCATTCATGAGCAGGAGAACAAACTTTATTTTAACACGACTCAGCATATAGAAGCTTTTTGCCCTTATCTTCTGGAAATAAGACACATTCATGACACAACAGCAGACATGATTCTGACCATCCATGGCAAGGATGTAGAAGTCAATCAGCAAGTCAAGAGTGTTCTCGGCTCTGACAATTATAACTTTGTTGGAACGATTGAACAACATCATCCAGTCTCGGCTTATCTCTATAATGCAGAAACAAATTGCTTTGAGCTGTCTCAAGCACCAACCGTTGAGTGTTTCTCTGCTTTTGTGGAGCCTAATCATATCAATAACGAAAACGCCGTGAAGTCGCTGGCTGTTATATTGGATGACGTAGAGTTGGGCATCACTACCCATACAACGACAAATGCTCACCAGTATGTCATCTATAACCTTCAAGGGGTTAAAGTTGGAGAGGGTAAAGATGACATCGATCGTTTGCCTAAAGGCGTGTATATTGTCAATGGAAAGAAGGTGATTAAATGA
- a CDS encoding T9SS type A sorting domain-containing protein: MRKFLLPALLAVLCLGVNAQSKKAPNYYRAIPKVHTHRLAQWSTFGGSEVFKYKYDDYGFLTEVKSTEDDKPTEIIKFAYDSNGYLKEETRYTIKPDGGERKDRRDIYDRDDNGFIKTYHRYTLKPDKEGNLILMEDVRSTYEYDAQMRVIKTNDMQFDEKNLKLEDFVDRHTTITYDDKGREQTFSFMMSNGNNVWKEVFEYDKNIDDRMVGLKYIPGEEATDHTTMELKYEYDANGDIKNTGTADFPYTFSYGDDQYDAAHTFIPLTQSEGDRLYLGPRNCLYFNHLPLNKAFKHVPMSESTDDTECSYEENTAVEGKTDGIAEITHDQANISFSNGCLIIEGATNNGTEQVYVYSVTGQLVATHAVRGNKTIFLNTLPAGEYIAKIGSKVVKFSKS; encoded by the coding sequence ATGAGAAAATTTTTACTACCTGCTCTTTTGGCAGTATTGTGTTTAGGCGTTAACGCCCAAAGTAAGAAAGCACCCAATTATTACAGAGCTATTCCAAAAGTTCACACGCATCGTCTTGCGCAATGGAGTACGTTCGGAGGTTCAGAAGTTTTTAAATATAAATATGATGACTATGGCTTTCTGACAGAAGTAAAATCTACCGAAGATGATAAACCAACAGAAATCATCAAGTTCGCTTATGATTCGAATGGCTATTTGAAAGAAGAAACACGCTATACCATCAAGCCAGATGGCGGAGAGCGAAAAGACCGACGTGATATTTACGATCGTGACGACAATGGATTTATCAAGACCTATCACAGATACACGTTAAAACCAGATAAAGAGGGGAACCTTATATTGATGGAAGACGTACGTTCTACATACGAGTACGATGCACAGATGCGCGTGATCAAAACCAATGACATGCAGTTTGACGAGAAAAATCTGAAACTGGAAGATTTCGTAGATCGCCATACCACCATCACTTATGATGACAAGGGACGTGAGCAGACCTTTAGTTTTATGATGAGCAACGGCAACAATGTATGGAAAGAAGTGTTTGAATACGATAAAAACATTGACGACCGCATGGTAGGTTTGAAATATATTCCAGGTGAAGAAGCGACGGATCACACAACCATGGAGCTAAAGTATGAGTACGATGCCAATGGAGACATCAAGAACACAGGAACAGCAGATTTCCCTTACACATTCAGCTATGGCGATGATCAGTACGATGCCGCACATACGTTCATTCCTTTGACACAATCAGAAGGAGACCGCCTTTACTTAGGTCCGCGCAACTGTTTGTACTTCAACCATCTTCCGCTCAACAAGGCTTTTAAGCATGTTCCCATGAGCGAATCTACGGATGATACCGAATGTAGTTATGAAGAAAACACGGCAGTAGAGGGGAAAACGGATGGCATTGCAGAAATTACCCATGACCAAGCGAACATAAGCTTTAGCAATGGCTGCTTAATCATAGAGGGAGCAACAAACAATGGCACGGAGCAAGTTTACGTGTACAGCGTAACAGGACAATTGGTGGCAACCCATGCGGTAAGAGGCAACAAGACTATCTTCCTAAACACGCTACCTGCTGGCGAATATATAGCCAAAATAGGAAGCAAAGTTGTTAAATTTTCAAAATCTTAA
- a CDS encoding HmuY family protein, translated as MKKTTTALFLGLTAMVFTWTSCDKSEDLSPKKETEEQNAIRKHADILLQEEQMTNYDKWVYIDLESGKKETNTDYREWVYGMMNRQTGEMQQITKTIPERANNEPKKWHIAFHLYDPMTNGGEVMIAGKDTTSLDQITELPKGGTWTPDKPVWILVDMEGMMQMPPTMGYSKGFSNPNLHKYMRRVTMGQYEMANKERIFIVKFKDGSFAAIKFTDITDATGKKKQVSFDYKFVRKK; from the coding sequence ATGAAAAAAACGACTACCGCCCTGTTTTTGGGCCTTACAGCCATGGTCTTTACATGGACATCGTGTGATAAATCGGAGGATTTATCCCCAAAGAAAGAGACAGAAGAACAAAATGCGATTCGCAAGCATGCCGATATTTTGTTGCAAGAAGAACAAATGACCAACTACGACAAGTGGGTTTACATTGATTTGGAAAGTGGCAAGAAAGAAACCAATACAGATTATCGTGAATGGGTGTATGGCATGATGAACCGGCAAACGGGCGAAATGCAACAGATTACCAAAACGATACCCGAGCGGGCAAATAACGAACCAAAGAAGTGGCACATTGCTTTCCACTTGTATGACCCCATGACCAATGGCGGTGAGGTGATGATTGCAGGTAAGGATACCACCTCTCTTGACCAAATCACTGAACTCCCCAAGGGTGGAACATGGACACCAGACAAGCCTGTATGGATTTTGGTAGATATGGAAGGTATGATGCAGATGCCTCCGACAATGGGATACAGTAAGGGATTTTCTAATCCTAATCTGCACAAGTATATGCGCCGTGTGACGATGGGGCAATATGAAATGGCAAACAAAGAGCGCATCTTTATTGTAAAATTCAAGGATGGAAGTTTTGCAGCCATCAAGTTCACAGACATTACTGATGCAACAGGAAAGAAGAAACAAGTGTCATTCGACTACAAGTTTGTTAGAAAAAAGTAA
- a CDS encoding TonB-dependent receptor gives MNKIFLLCLFAILQFVTTSAKADAVSSRYTIRGTVTDECNSPLPGALIVVSGTTIKQGTNSKGMFEITVNENRNYDITASYVGFQPKHVIARPGQNASITLFSSRTNLNEVVVTGTRSDRPLKDMPVLTRVISRREIETINAIDLTTLLQTALPGLQFSYNDMSQATEITYQGLGGKAVLFLLDGERISGEGGANNIDYGRFNVNDIDRIEIVRGAAATLYDSRAIGGVINIITRKGFRPVTARVSTRYAGRNGEMYSVSAGVNRKNFSTLTSFGYRKRESYTIADSIGKVRETRLSNGVVKRDTLPTYQSTIHGYSILDVSQKLSYVFNDQLRADFQGSYYNNRRPSNEYKKLHQVYTDLTLSGKLSYIPSSNQNIELTVIRDDYQKTNVFDKVDLKEHVYRNINTTGRLYYSGTLGKHTISAGVDYVCEDLKHYFLPDTAQMHTSQFSCCLQEDWKPWRQLNIVAGVRADKVTRYKMHFTPKLSVMYRPWAFVTARAGYSQGYRAPNLKELYQEWTMGGLIQMYGNPNLKPEVGSQLSASVEYDKNGLNLSLSSYYNNYLNKITYAYVHPEKNMDMRWENADSVRTFGVEATASYKFVWGLQLAGAYTYITDYNKKNGYNLSWLRPHSAKLSAVYSKKWGKTTETLSLYTNWVSALSTYTYKSNKDEQTGKSVESFMREDFEARTICSLNLRSQLPYGITIGVMVDNLLNYKDKAVDSGLQYPQNGRTYVATISINIADMLKL, from the coding sequence ATGAACAAAATATTCTTGCTCTGCTTATTCGCAATACTCCAATTTGTCACGACCTCTGCCAAAGCCGACGCTGTATCCTCTCGCTATACCATTCGTGGAACGGTAACCGATGAATGCAACAGTCCGCTGCCAGGAGCACTCATTGTGGTTTCTGGCACTACCATTAAGCAAGGAACCAATAGCAAAGGCATGTTTGAAATCACGGTTAACGAAAATCGTAATTATGACATTACTGCTTCGTATGTAGGCTTTCAGCCCAAACATGTCATCGCACGCCCCGGTCAAAACGCCAGCATTACGCTGTTCTCCTCGCGCACCAACCTGAACGAAGTGGTTGTAACCGGCACCCGTAGTGACCGCCCGTTAAAAGACATGCCTGTGCTGACACGAGTTATCTCGCGGCGCGAAATAGAAACGATAAACGCTATAGACCTTACCACACTGCTGCAAACGGCATTACCGGGATTGCAATTCTCGTACAATGACATGTCACAAGCTACCGAAATCACTTACCAGGGTCTGGGCGGAAAGGCGGTACTCTTTTTGCTCGACGGTGAGAGAATCAGTGGAGAGGGTGGTGCCAACAACATAGATTACGGCAGGTTTAACGTAAACGACATTGATCGGATAGAGATAGTGCGCGGCGCTGCTGCCACCTTATACGACAGCAGAGCCATTGGAGGTGTTATCAACATCATTACACGCAAAGGTTTCCGTCCCGTTACCGCTCGCGTTTCCACCCGATATGCAGGGCGAAACGGCGAGATGTACTCGGTTTCGGCAGGTGTCAACCGTAAGAACTTTTCAACACTCACCTCGTTCGGGTATCGCAAGCGTGAGTCGTATACCATTGCCGACAGTATAGGTAAGGTGCGTGAGACACGTTTGTCTAACGGGGTGGTTAAACGTGATACGCTGCCTACTTACCAGTCTACCATTCACGGATACAGCATATTGGATGTCTCTCAAAAATTGTCATATGTGTTCAACGACCAGCTACGTGCAGATTTTCAGGGTTCGTACTATAACAACAGGCGTCCGAGCAATGAATACAAAAAACTGCATCAGGTTTACACGGATTTGACATTGAGCGGAAAACTGTCATACATACCATCTAGCAATCAGAACATAGAGCTGACCGTGATACGTGACGACTATCAGAAGACCAATGTGTTTGACAAGGTAGACCTGAAAGAACATGTGTATCGCAACATCAACACAACGGGAAGACTGTATTATTCGGGTACGTTAGGAAAACACACCATAAGCGCAGGTGTTGACTATGTTTGCGAAGACTTGAAACATTATTTCCTGCCAGACACCGCACAAATGCACACAAGTCAATTTTCTTGCTGTTTGCAGGAAGATTGGAAACCGTGGCGGCAACTGAACATCGTGGCGGGCGTGCGTGCCGACAAGGTTACAAGATATAAGATGCACTTTACACCCAAACTATCAGTCATGTATCGCCCTTGGGCGTTTGTTACTGCCCGCGCAGGCTATTCACAGGGGTATCGTGCGCCAAACTTAAAAGAGTTGTATCAAGAATGGACCATGGGTGGACTTATACAAATGTATGGCAATCCTAATTTGAAACCTGAAGTGGGAAGCCAATTGTCCGCATCTGTCGAATATGATAAGAATGGGTTAAACCTTTCCCTGTCTTCTTACTATAATAATTATCTCAACAAGATAACTTATGCGTATGTTCATCCTGAAAAAAACATGGACATGAGATGGGAAAACGCCGACAGCGTTAGGACGTTTGGGGTGGAGGCGACGGCCAGTTACAAGTTTGTCTGGGGGCTGCAACTTGCGGGAGCATACACCTATATTACCGATTATAATAAGAAAAATGGATATAACCTGTCATGGCTGCGTCCACATAGCGCCAAGTTAAGTGCCGTATATTCAAAGAAATGGGGAAAGACGACAGAAACGTTGTCACTCTACACCAACTGGGTGTCGGCTCTCTCTACCTACACTTACAAAAGTAATAAAGATGAGCAGACAGGTAAAAGCGTTGAGAGCTTCATGCGAGAAGATTTTGAAGCACGCACTATCTGTTCGCTCAACTTGCGCTCGCAATTACCCTATGGCATTACAATCGGTGTCATGGTTGACAATTTGCTGAACTATAAGGACAAAGCTGTTGACTCAGGATTACAATATCCACAAAATGGTCGTACTTATGTTGCTACGATTTCTATTAATATTGCAGATATGCTCAAGCTATAA